A stretch of Flavobacterium sp. N2270 DNA encodes these proteins:
- a CDS encoding LolA family protein produces MNKFFKIFFLLIATFSLQAQNSAKAKNLLDDVSAKIKTYNNIVIDFKYSLNNPKENINQESKGNVALKGNLYNLNFMGVTKIFDGKKVYTIVPEDEEITISKFDDSDENAVTPSKMLTFFQSGYKYSWDILQNVKGRKIQYVKLIPISSKDQRKEILIGIDVQTKNIYNLIELGKNGTKTTLTVNSFKTNQPLSKNHFTFTQSKYPNYYINRLD; encoded by the coding sequence ATGAACAAATTTTTTAAAATATTCTTTCTTTTAATAGCGACTTTCTCATTACAAGCTCAAAATTCAGCTAAAGCTAAAAACTTGTTAGATGACGTTTCAGCAAAAATAAAAACATATAACAATATTGTAATCGATTTTAAGTATTCTTTGAATAACCCAAAAGAAAACATTAATCAAGAAAGTAAAGGAAATGTTGCCCTTAAAGGAAATTTATATAATTTAAACTTTATGGGAGTTACTAAAATATTTGATGGCAAGAAAGTTTACACTATAGTTCCTGAAGATGAAGAAATCACCATTTCTAAGTTTGATGATAGCGATGAAAATGCAGTAACACCATCTAAAATGTTAACATTCTTTCAATCTGGATACAAATATTCATGGGATATTTTACAAAATGTAAAAGGCAGAAAAATACAGTATGTAAAATTAATTCCTATAAGTTCTAAAGATCAGCGTAAAGAAATTCTTATTGGTATAGATGTACAAACAAAAAACATTTATAACCTTATTGAATTAGGTAAAAACGGTACTAAAACGACATTAACTGTTAATTCTTTTAAAACAAACCAACCTTTATCAAAAAATCATTTTACCTTTACACAATCAAAGTATCCTAATTACTACATCAACAGATTAGACTAA